In Chloroflexota bacterium, one DNA window encodes the following:
- a CDS encoding four helix bundle protein, protein MPVQSYRDLDVYQRARKLILPVYRIAEQLPKDEKFDLTDQIRRACKSVVDNIVEGYSHKDTPAKAKSFWRISMGSANEMVEHLEQVVLLSYATAEIIQPITDEYTVIAKQLNKLIKNWKKY, encoded by the coding sequence ATGCCAGTCCAAAGTTACCGAGACCTCGATGTTTACCAACGCGCTCGCAAACTCATCTTGCCGGTTTATCGGATCGCAGAACAACTTCCGAAGGATGAAAAATTCGACTTGACCGATCAAATCCGCCGCGCGTGCAAATCGGTGGTGGATAATATCGTCGAAGGATACAGTCATAAGGATACGCCAGCCAAAGCCAAATCATTCTGGCGCATCTCAATGGGTTCAGCCAACGAAATGGTTGAACATTTAGAACAAGTCGTTTTATTGAGTTACGCGACTGCCGAAATCATTCAGCCGATCACGGATGAATACACGGTGATCGCCAAACAACTCAACAAGCTCATCAAAAACTGGAAAAAGTACTGA
- a CDS encoding thiolase domain-containing protein gives MRPVAIVGAGMIPFGRRDDDNLMDMLAYASLNALDDAGLGDKGVDAVYVANMGAGMLNHQMSVASALVDRLSLLPAAAEAIENGPASGASAIKNGLLAVASGYYDVVLVVGGEKMRDVSGWRATDFVASMTHPTAEYIYGVTLPGMAGMFTRLYMEKYGVTREHLVQVAIKNQEMGALNPYAHVESRITHEGIMDSWHSRVNNPPVADPLHLYDVCPVSDGAAAVILAPLDLAKQFKKTPIVIAGFGQATDTHSLQEREDPTDLKAVTLAAQKALEMAKLKPSEIDVAELHDAFTILEIAESEHVGFFPKGQGAQAVIEGKTRLGGQIPINVSGGLKARGHPVGATGVAQVVDLVWQLRHELPETRQVKNAQTGLSVNFGGFGNNVVSFVLRRGEP, from the coding sequence ATGAGACCCGTCGCAATTGTTGGCGCAGGAATGATTCCGTTCGGTCGGCGCGACGATGACAACTTGATGGACATGCTCGCGTACGCGTCGCTAAACGCCTTGGACGATGCAGGGTTGGGCGACAAGGGCGTAGACGCAGTCTACGTCGCGAACATGGGCGCGGGCATGTTGAATCACCAAATGTCCGTCGCGAGCGCGCTCGTAGATCGCTTGAGTTTGTTGCCCGCCGCGGCGGAAGCGATTGAGAACGGTCCGGCGTCCGGCGCATCCGCGATCAAGAACGGCTTGCTCGCGGTCGCGTCCGGCTACTACGACGTCGTCCTGGTCGTCGGCGGCGAAAAAATGCGCGATGTGTCCGGTTGGCGCGCGACCGATTTCGTCGCTTCGATGACGCACCCAACCGCCGAGTACATTTACGGCGTCACGCTGCCTGGGATGGCTGGGATGTTCACGCGCTTGTACATGGAAAAGTACGGCGTCACACGCGAGCATCTCGTCCAGGTCGCGATCAAGAATCAAGAGATGGGCGCGCTCAATCCATACGCGCACGTCGAATCGCGCATCACGCACGAAGGTATCATGGACTCGTGGCACTCGCGCGTGAACAATCCGCCCGTCGCCGATCCCTTGCATCTGTATGACGTGTGCCCGGTCAGCGATGGCGCGGCGGCAGTCATTCTCGCGCCGCTCGATCTCGCCAAGCAATTCAAGAAAACGCCCATCGTCATTGCTGGGTTCGGTCAAGCGACCGATACGCACTCGTTGCAAGAACGCGAAGACCCCACCGATTTGAAAGCCGTCACGCTCGCCGCGCAAAAAGCGTTGGAGATGGCGAAACTCAAACCGAGCGAGATTGACGTCGCGGAATTGCACGACGCGTTTACGATCCTCGAAATCGCCGAGAGCGAGCATGTCGGTTTCTTCCCGAAAGGGCAAGGCGCACAAGCGGTCATCGAAGGCAAGACGCGACTCGGCGGACAAATCCCGATCAATGTGTCCGGCGGATTGAAAGCGCGCGGGCATCCGGTCGGCGCGACCGGCGTCGCGCAAGTGGTTGACCTAGTGTGGCAGTTGCGCCACGAATTGCCGGAGACGCGCCAAGTGAAAAACGCGCAAACTGGGCTCTCGGTCAACTTTGGCGGATTTGGCAATAATGTGGTATCGTTCGTTTTGCGGAGAGGTGAGCCATGA
- a CDS encoding xanthine permease: MSAEAKSKILGFMPEDVPDWGAMLSLGFQQVLTMFPATVLVAILTKFDVGVTLTASGLGTIIALLVAGRKIPLYYGSSFSYIAVVIAAMKLYDPTCFNAKDTVYCAQGVQIVQVGIIGTAIFEILIGLLIMRIGKASLDKVLPPVITGSVAIVIGIALAGAALGMAGAHWGVAFITLIITVAFSVYLQGKGLIGMLPILLGAVVGYIVAIPFGLVNFDRVAQAAWIEIPRFTLPAFGDPRAWGSVIGIALIAIATIPESTAHLYQMSLYIDQLAKELGRKPLEIKKLIGLNLVADGSDDVVVGFLGGCAGTNYGENNSLMAITRNYSVPVLMAAGVIAILLGFVGKLAALVNTLPVAVTGGLAIYLFGVIGMQGIALIQSERVNLFDPRQLAVGAIVLITGIGGNLALPNGYFPFNVPVLFPDGIPAIVFAAIVGILLNLLFLILPPSMFGVAERENLN; encoded by the coding sequence ATGTCTGCTGAAGCTAAATCCAAAATCCTCGGCTTTATGCCAGAGGACGTACCCGATTGGGGCGCGATGCTCAGTCTGGGCTTTCAACAAGTCCTGACCATGTTTCCTGCCACCGTGCTCGTGGCGATCTTGACCAAATTCGATGTGGGCGTCACGCTGACGGCAAGCGGGCTGGGCACGATTATCGCCTTGCTCGTGGCAGGTCGCAAAATTCCACTGTACTATGGTTCGAGTTTTAGTTACATCGCCGTGGTCATCGCCGCGATGAAGTTGTACGATCCCACGTGCTTTAACGCCAAAGACACCGTCTACTGCGCGCAAGGGGTGCAAATCGTGCAGGTTGGCATCATCGGCACGGCGATCTTTGAAATTCTGATCGGCTTGCTGATCATGCGCATCGGCAAAGCGTCGCTCGACAAGGTATTGCCGCCGGTCATTACCGGCAGTGTCGCCATCGTCATCGGCATCGCGCTCGCAGGCGCGGCGTTAGGTATGGCAGGCGCGCACTGGGGCGTTGCGTTCATCACGCTCATCATCACCGTCGCGTTCTCGGTGTACTTGCAAGGCAAGGGGCTGATCGGCATGTTGCCGATTTTGCTGGGCGCGGTTGTCGGCTACATCGTCGCGATTCCGTTTGGCTTGGTCAACTTTGATCGCGTCGCGCAAGCCGCGTGGATCGAAATTCCGAGATTCACGCTCCCAGCATTTGGCGATCCCCGCGCGTGGGGTTCCGTCATCGGCATCGCGCTGATCGCGATTGCGACGATTCCGGAATCTACCGCGCACCTGTACCAAATGAGTCTGTACATTGATCAACTGGCGAAAGAACTGGGGCGCAAGCCGCTCGAAATCAAAAAATTGATCGGCTTGAACCTCGTCGCCGATGGCAGCGATGACGTGGTCGTCGGTTTCCTCGGCGGTTGCGCCGGCACGAATTACGGCGAGAACAATTCGCTGATGGCGATCACGCGCAACTATTCCGTGCCGGTGTTGATGGCGGCGGGCGTTATTGCGATCCTGCTCGGCTTTGTCGGCAAACTCGCCGCGCTCGTCAACACACTTCCCGTCGCGGTCACCGGCGGGCTGGCGATCTATCTGTTCGGCGTGATCGGGATGCAAGGTATCGCGCTGATCCAATCCGAGCGCGTCAACCTGTTCGATCCGCGTCAACTCGCGGTCGGCGCGATCGTCCTGATCACCGGCATCGGCGGCAACCTGGCTCTGCCGAACGGCTACTTCCCGTTCAACGTGCCCGTGCTCTTCCCCGATGGCATCCCGGCAATTGTGTTCGCGGCGATTGTCGGTATCTTGCTCAACCTGTTGTTCCTCATTCTTCCGCCCAGCATGTTCGGCGTGGCGGAACGCGAGAATCTCAACTGA
- a CDS encoding xanthine dehydrogenase family protein subunit M, translating into MLPTPGLPSFDYVRPASPAEVTKLLLKSNGDARLFMGGTDVFVRMRDGFFAPKFLIDVKRLPGMDAIKFSKRAGLTIGAGVDMNTIARHLAVAENYPILVEAIDSVASYQLRTRATMGGNLCNASPAADTAPAAMVLGANLVLHGRRGERVVPIAKFFVAPGKTAMKPGEFLLRIEIPPPPAQRGAVGRYLKLGRNAHGDLAIVGVAVLGYPDKRAKSGYAFRIALASVAPTPIRSPKAEAVLSSSPITPETIEAAADAAMETAKPIDDVRSSAEYRKAMVRALAKRAVNEVWRAISGA; encoded by the coding sequence ATGCTCCCCACTCCCGGACTCCCTTCCTTCGATTACGTGCGACCCGCGTCGCCGGCAGAGGTGACGAAACTTTTATTAAAGAGCAATGGCGACGCGCGATTATTTATGGGCGGCACCGATGTGTTCGTCCGAATGCGTGATGGATTTTTCGCGCCGAAATTTTTGATTGATGTAAAACGCCTCCCCGGTATGGACGCGATCAAATTCAGCAAACGCGCCGGGCTGACGATTGGCGCAGGTGTGGATATGAACACGATTGCGCGACATTTGGCAGTCGCGGAAAATTATCCGATCCTGGTTGAAGCGATTGACTCGGTTGCATCGTACCAACTCCGCACACGCGCGACGATGGGCGGAAATTTGTGTAACGCCTCGCCCGCCGCCGATACCGCGCCTGCCGCGATGGTTCTCGGCGCGAATCTCGTTTTGCACGGACGGCGTGGTGAACGCGTCGTGCCGATTGCGAAATTTTTTGTCGCGCCTGGCAAGACGGCGATGAAACCCGGCGAGTTTCTACTTCGCATCGAAATTCCCCCGCCGCCCGCGCAGCGAGGCGCGGTCGGCAGATATTTGAAACTGGGTCGCAACGCGCACGGCGATCTCGCGATTGTCGGCGTCGCGGTGCTCGGCTATCCGGACAAGCGCGCCAAGTCCGGCTATGCGTTCCGCATCGCGCTCGCGTCCGTCGCGCCCACGCCCATCCGTTCGCCGAAGGCGGAAGCCGTTTTGTCATCGTCGCCCATCACACCCGAAACGATAGAAGCCGCCGCCGATGCCGCGATGGAAACCGCGAAACCGATTGACGATGTACGTTCTAGTGCGGAATATCGCAAAGCGATGGTGCGCGCGCTGGCGAAACGCGCGGTGAATGAGGTGTGGCGCGCGATCAGTGGTGCGTGA
- a CDS encoding uracil-DNA glycosylase, with amino-acid sequence MIAEASPADSRDYFYARGKPLFAQTTLQAFNDAGADVSSVRDILNLGVYLTTAVKCGKTGYGIATSTIKECSLIFEKELALFPNVKVFLLMGDVAIKAVNYIAQRAGEARVIPAGSTYKIRGEKYFWNGRRAFPSYLQAGPSFFIEKSKRKMIAQDIADALRLVKRDA; translated from the coding sequence ATGATCGCCGAAGCGTCGCCCGCCGATTCGCGCGATTACTTTTACGCGCGCGGCAAGCCGCTCTTCGCGCAGACCACGCTTCAAGCGTTCAACGATGCCGGTGCGGATGTTTCGTCCGTGCGCGACATTCTCAACCTGGGTGTGTACCTGACGACCGCGGTGAAATGCGGCAAGACCGGTTATGGCATCGCGACGAGTACGATCAAGGAATGTTCGCTCATTTTCGAAAAAGAGCTGGCGTTGTTTCCAAATGTGAAAGTATTTCTGCTGATGGGCGATGTTGCGATCAAGGCGGTCAATTACATCGCACAGCGAGCCGGCGAAGCAAGAGTGATTCCCGCCGGTTCGACGTACAAGATTCGCGGGGAGAAATATTTCTGGAACGGGAGACGCGCGTTCCCTTCGTACCTCCAAGCCGGTCCCAGTTTCTTCATCGAAAAGAGCAAGCGCAAGATGATCGCGCAAGATATTGCGGACGCGCTAAGGTTGGTGAAACGTGATGCGTGA
- a CDS encoding GNAT family N-acetyltransferase — translation MPFAICNSPFTIRPFKPSDQAPVRRLILAGLGEHFGWIDETRNPDLDDITTHYIARGNTFLVAENNGEIVGTGALIAESENTGRIVRMSVSRMCRREGIGRALVKHLLDVARQEGFIQVRVSTEPDWQDAIGLYKHCDFTEYKHDEIGAYFSLALDE, via the coding sequence ATGCCATTCGCAATTTGCAATTCGCCATTCACCATTCGCCCATTCAAACCAAGCGACCAAGCCCCAGTTCGCCGGCTAATTCTCGCCGGCTTGGGCGAACATTTCGGCTGGATTGACGAGACGCGCAACCCAGACCTGGACGACATAACTACTCACTACATCGCACGCGGCAACACTTTTCTCGTCGCAGAAAACAATGGAGAGATCGTCGGCACCGGCGCACTGATTGCCGAGAGCGAAAATACCGGACGCATCGTTCGAATGTCCGTTAGTCGGATGTGCCGACGCGAAGGAATTGGACGCGCGTTAGTCAAGCATCTGCTCGATGTCGCGCGCCAGGAAGGTTTCATCCAAGTCCGCGTCTCCACCGAACCCGATTGGCAAGACGCGATTGGTCTCTACAAACACTGCGATTTCACCGAATACAAGCACGATGAAATCGGCGCTTACTTTTCTCTCGCGCTTGACGAGTGA
- a CDS encoding (2Fe-2S)-binding protein yields the protein MSQHEITLTVNGSHERVTIPSNMTLLTMLREVLVLTGTKNGCAAGECGACTVLLNGEPVNSCMMLAVEADGANIVTVEGLARDGTLDKIQQKFVELTGVQCGFCTPGMLISARALLDRNPHPSEAEIQDALRGNLCRCTGYTRIVQAVQEAI from the coding sequence ATGTCCCAACACGAAATCACCTTAACCGTCAACGGTTCGCACGAACGCGTAACCATCCCGTCGAACATGACCTTGCTCACGATGCTGCGCGAAGTACTTGTCCTTACCGGCACCAAGAACGGGTGCGCGGCAGGTGAGTGCGGCGCGTGCACCGTTCTGCTCAACGGCGAGCCGGTCAACTCGTGCATGATGCTCGCGGTCGAAGCCGACGGCGCAAACATCGTCACCGTCGAAGGTCTCGCGCGCGACGGCACACTCGACAAGATTCAACAAAAATTTGTCGAACTTACCGGCGTCCAGTGCGGCTTTTGCACGCCGGGAATGTTGATCAGTGCGCGCGCGTTGCTCGACCGCAATCCGCATCCAAGCGAAGCCGAAATCCAAGATGCCCTGCGCGGCAATTTGTGTCGTTGCACCGGCTACACGCGCATTGTGCAAGCAGTGCAAGAAGCGATATGA
- a CDS encoding molybdopterin-dependent oxidoreductase, whose product MTEIIGESIPRVDAVDKVTGAAKFADDFQFGPGLLYGRLVRSPHPHARIKKIDATKALALAGVKAIATGADTPGYIGLYLQDRHIFATNRVRYIGDPVAGIVATSEEIAEQAVKLVEVEYEVLPAVTDPLDAIKPDAPILHPDLGAYTVANFIFPKPGTNISNHFKVRKGDIEKGFAESDVIVEGEFRVPHIQHVPIEPHIAVAQVDSGKVTLWGSSQSPFAQRNLIAKALHISQGDLRVIAPYIGGGFGSKAGVSMEACGVVMAMKVPGRPVKLRLTREEEFFTTFVRQGLVARTKVGAKKDGKLVAMKTEYYWDAGAYTEYGVNMTRAGGYSSTGPYEIPNVHADSYCCYTNHPVGGPMRGFGMPEIHWGIEQVMDQVAEKLGMDPRAFRLKNCVKTGGDIVTGWKMHPIGLDQCIEKATAAIDWGKREPASAPHKKRGKGLAIMWKAPAMPPNAGSSSYVRLNEDATVTLGLGGQEIGQGTHTVMAQMAAAALGVPISWIRIATPVDTQYSPYEWQTVASRLTWSMGNAVAEAARHARQQILELVAEHWNEKIENLDIKDGNVISYQSEQSLPLKDMVIYGLPKEGDCGWRGGPIVGRGNFMPTYVTRLDPETGQGPRSVVHYTVGCQAVDLEVDTETGQIEILRVAAAFDVGKAINPDQVRAQMEGGVVQGASSALFEKLDLREGKPRNPSFVDYRIATSVDMPHKIIPIIVETAQDDGPWGARGIGEHAMVPTAPAIANAVYNAVGIRLPSPPLSAERVYLEMQK is encoded by the coding sequence ATGACTGAGATAATTGGTGAAAGCATTCCACGTGTTGATGCCGTTGACAAAGTGACCGGCGCGGCGAAATTCGCGGACGATTTTCAATTCGGACCTGGGTTGCTGTACGGGCGACTCGTCCGCAGTCCACACCCGCACGCGCGCATCAAAAAGATTGACGCGACCAAGGCGCTCGCACTTGCCGGCGTTAAAGCGATTGCAACCGGCGCGGACACGCCCGGTTATATCGGTTTGTATCTCCAAGACCGCCACATCTTTGCGACCAACCGCGTCCGCTACATCGGCGACCCGGTCGCGGGCATTGTCGCGACGAGTGAAGAGATCGCGGAGCAAGCGGTGAAATTGGTCGAGGTCGAGTACGAAGTTTTACCTGCGGTGACCGATCCGCTCGACGCGATAAAACCCGATGCGCCGATTCTGCATCCTGACCTCGGCGCGTACACCGTCGCGAATTTTATTTTTCCAAAACCTGGGACGAACATTTCGAATCACTTCAAGGTTCGCAAGGGCGACATCGAAAAAGGGTTCGCGGAATCCGATGTGATCGTCGAAGGTGAATTTCGCGTGCCGCACATTCAACACGTCCCCATCGAACCGCACATCGCGGTCGCGCAAGTGGATTCAGGCAAGGTGACGTTGTGGGGCAGTAGCCAGTCGCCGTTCGCGCAACGCAACTTGATCGCGAAAGCATTGCACATCAGTCAGGGCGATTTGCGCGTGATCGCGCCGTACATCGGTGGCGGATTCGGCAGCAAAGCCGGCGTTTCGATGGAAGCGTGCGGGGTCGTGATGGCGATGAAAGTTCCCGGTCGTCCAGTTAAATTGCGCCTCACGCGCGAAGAAGAATTTTTCACGACGTTCGTGCGCCAAGGTCTCGTCGCGCGCACCAAGGTCGGCGCGAAAAAAGACGGAAAACTCGTCGCGATGAAAACCGAGTACTACTGGGACGCGGGTGCGTATACCGAGTACGGCGTGAACATGACGCGCGCCGGCGGCTACTCGTCCACCGGTCCGTACGAAATCCCAAACGTCCACGCCGATTCGTACTGCTGTTACACGAATCATCCGGTCGGCGGACCGATGCGCGGATTCGGGATGCCGGAAATTCACTGGGGCATCGAGCAAGTGATGGATCAGGTCGCGGAAAAACTGGGCATGGATCCGCGTGCGTTTCGGTTGAAGAATTGTGTCAAGACCGGCGGCGATATCGTCACTGGTTGGAAGATGCACCCGATCGGTTTGGATCAGTGCATCGAAAAAGCCACCGCCGCGATTGACTGGGGCAAAAGAGAACCGGCGTCCGCGCCGCACAAGAAACGCGGCAAGGGTCTCGCGATCATGTGGAAAGCGCCGGCGATGCCGCCGAATGCTGGGTCGTCGTCGTACGTGCGACTCAACGAAGACGCGACCGTGACCCTGGGTCTCGGCGGACAAGAGATCGGGCAAGGCACGCACACCGTGATGGCGCAGATGGCGGCGGCGGCGCTCGGCGTGCCGATCAGTTGGATTCGCATCGCGACGCCGGTGGACACGCAGTACTCGCCGTACGAATGGCAAACCGTCGCGTCGCGTCTTACGTGGAGCATGGGCAACGCCGTCGCCGAAGCGGCGCGTCACGCGCGCCAACAAATTCTCGAACTCGTCGCGGAACACTGGAACGAGAAAATCGAAAACCTCGATATCAAAGATGGCAACGTGATATCGTACCAGTCCGAGCAATCGCTCCCGCTCAAAGACATGGTGATTTACGGTTTGCCGAAAGAAGGCGATTGCGGTTGGCGCGGCGGTCCGATTGTCGGGCGTGGCAATTTCATGCCGACGTACGTCACGCGTCTCGACCCGGAAACCGGGCAAGGTCCGCGTTCGGTTGTGCATTACACCGTCGGTTGCCAGGCAGTTGATCTCGAAGTGGACACGGAGACCGGGCAGATCGAAATTCTGCGCGTCGCCGCCGCGTTCGACGTCGGCAAAGCGATCAATCCCGACCAAGTGCGCGCGCAGATGGAAGGCGGCGTCGTGCAAGGCGCGTCGTCCGCGCTGTTCGAAAAACTTGATCTACGCGAGGGCAAGCCGCGCAATCCATCGTTCGTGGATTATCGCATCGCGACGAGTGTGGACATGCCGCACAAAATCATTCCGATCATCGTCGAGACCGCGCAGGACGATGGACCCTGGGGCGCGCGCGGCATCGGCGAGCACGCGATGGTGCCGACCGCGCCGGCAATTGCGAACGCGGTCTACAACGCGGTGGGCATTCGATTACCCAGCCCGCCGTTGAGTGCGGAGCGCGTGTACTTGGAAATGCAAAAATAG
- a CDS encoding DUF2877 domain-containing protein produces the protein MNRLLVRSRNIGTANLIGATARELLARSDFSGRVIAVVSGAVYVQTDPHPNPPPFAKSGRTSEGEIVWLAQMHLPMHARAILGAFDFSALRVGMELYLAVGATHASPLHIANARVWQPATIDLARVAPRQVVIARIQDLTGFGKPVRSSLCDLIGLGEGLTPAGDDFVGGFLFARWHLHAAYPATTTWDQRAVDDLLEYARTRTNDISHTILRDHARGQSVAPIHDLIAAFLAPQTKTPNAIQHHVQRLLAIGSTSGKEMLAGLLNGITNYEF, from the coding sequence TTGAATCGTTTGCTGGTCAGGTCTCGCAATATCGGCACAGCCAATTTAATCGGCGCGACCGCGCGCGAGTTGCTCGCGCGTTCGGATTTTTCCGGGCGCGTGATTGCGGTTGTGTCGGGCGCGGTGTACGTGCAAACAGACCCCCACCCCAACCCTCCCCCGTTCGCCAAAAGCGGGCGAACAAGTGAGGGAGAAATTGTGTGGCTCGCGCAAATGCATTTGCCGATGCACGCGCGCGCGATCCTGGGTGCGTTCGATTTTTCCGCGTTGCGTGTGGGGATGGAATTGTATTTGGCTGTAGGGGCGACGCATGCATCACCTCTACACATCGCCAATGCACGCGTGTGGCAACCGGCGACTATTGACCTGGCGCGTGTTGCACCGCGCCAGGTTGTGATCGCGCGAATACAAGACCTGACAGGTTTTGGAAAACCTGTCAGGTCTTCGTTGTGCGATCTTATCGGCTTGGGCGAAGGATTAACACCAGCAGGCGACGATTTTGTCGGCGGATTCTTGTTCGCGCGGTGGCATTTGCACGCGGCGTATCCCGCTACGACGACCTGGGATCAACGCGCGGTGGATGACTTGCTCGAGTACGCGCGCACGCGGACGAACGACATCAGCCACACCATTCTGCGCGACCACGCGCGCGGGCAAAGCGTCGCGCCGATACACGATCTTATTGCGGCGTTTCTCGCGCCGCAAACGAAAACGCCGAACGCGATTCAACACCACGTTCAGCGTTTGCTTGCAATCGGCAGCACATCCGGCAAAGAAATGCTCGCCGGGTTGCTAAATGGAATTACGAATTACGAATTTTGA
- a CDS encoding DUF1361 domain-containing protein — MSNPFASLCRLHRFCVNHLVYPLVLSALLAGALLLGRFYLTRRWDFRFLVWDSFLAWVPYLSALTIAILHQRYPRRVWLIVIPSFVWLLFLPNAPYLLTDWWHLHERKPVPLWYDVGMLASFAWMGLFLGVASLRTMHSIVEKILGRVIGWLFALGAIGASGFGIYLGRFLDWNSWDVFFEPHNILADILIRLAHPIRHSQTYGVTMLFAGLMLVTYLMLKSAEQRKVEQIES, encoded by the coding sequence ATGTCGAATCCGTTTGCGTCTCTTTGCCGCCTGCACCGCTTTTGCGTGAATCACCTCGTCTATCCGCTCGTGCTCTCCGCGTTGCTCGCCGGTGCCCTGTTGCTCGGACGTTTCTACTTGACGCGCCGATGGGATTTCCGCTTTCTCGTTTGGGACAGTTTCCTCGCGTGGGTACCGTATCTCAGCGCGCTGACGATCGCGATTTTGCATCAGCGCTACCCGCGTCGCGTTTGGCTGATCGTGATCCCCAGTTTCGTGTGGCTGCTTTTTTTGCCGAACGCGCCGTACCTCCTTACCGATTGGTGGCATTTGCACGAACGCAAGCCGGTGCCGCTGTGGTACGATGTTGGCATGCTCGCGTCGTTCGCGTGGATGGGGTTGTTCCTGGGTGTCGCGTCGCTCCGCACGATGCATAGCATCGTCGAAAAAATTCTGGGACGCGTCATCGGTTGGCTGTTCGCACTCGGCGCGATTGGCGCGTCTGGATTCGGCATCTACCTGGGGCGATTCCTCGATTGGAATTCCTGGGATGTGTTCTTCGAGCCGCACAACATTCTCGCGGATATTCTTATCCGGCTCGCGCATCCGATTCGTCATTCACAAACGTACGGCGTGACGATGCTATTTGCGGGGTTGATGCTCGTGACCTATTTGATGCTCAAGTCGGCGGAGCAGAGGAAGGTGGAGCAAATCGAAAGTTGA